From the Xenorhabdus ishibashii genome, one window contains:
- a CDS encoding methyl-accepting chemotaxis protein — MLGKLRISTSLYLLLMMFCVMQIISSGLSLGIIHTDQTYIERIDLGTQRRDTLSLSWSALLQTRNTLNKIAIAHKVGQPQTQIEAMEALLKGSMNDADRNFAKFSSLPRMEQTDHGAALLTAVEHSYQEYINALKELKTYLYEGNFQAFLDQPTEDYQRKMEVAFNNYMQFLGANINSAVSEGQFYYKVSIVMFFGAVLMVFVVSVAANWWLKRNLLRPFSNMRACFQDVAEGRLDKKIAVFTNDEIGDIFRKLRDMQSSLIKSIAAVRENTNQMYSGIQEITQGNTDLSSRTEQQAASLEETAASMEELTVTVKQNAENARQASELAISASQTASKGGELTTSVVVTMDEIAKSSKKISAIISVIDGIAFQTNILALNAAVEAARAGEQGRGFSVVAGEVRDLAQRSAEAAKEIKTLIDESVHRVNQGSELVNNAGQTMDELVRSVNQVTDLMAEIAAASDEQSRGIHQVAQAVSQMDQVTQQNAALVEQSAAAAAALEDKADILVKTVAQFELPDSLEDEYAYQETATSNMTDEHVVSQLR, encoded by the coding sequence ATGTTAGGCAAGCTTCGCATATCAACCAGTTTGTATCTGTTACTGATGATGTTTTGTGTTATGCAAATTATTTCGAGTGGTTTGTCTCTGGGAATAATTCATACAGACCAGACATATATCGAAAGAATTGATCTGGGAACTCAACGGAGAGATACCCTTAGCTTGAGTTGGTCGGCATTGTTGCAAACGCGTAATACTTTGAACAAAATCGCAATAGCCCACAAAGTGGGGCAACCACAAACGCAGATAGAGGCAATGGAAGCGTTACTCAAAGGCTCAATGAATGACGCAGACCGGAATTTTGCCAAATTCAGTTCACTACCTCGGATGGAACAAACTGATCATGGTGCAGCTTTATTAACTGCGGTTGAACACTCTTATCAAGAATATATCAATGCATTAAAAGAACTAAAAACTTATCTTTATGAAGGTAATTTTCAGGCTTTCCTTGATCAACCTACAGAAGATTACCAGCGTAAGATGGAAGTTGCATTTAACAACTATATGCAGTTTCTCGGTGCTAACATTAACTCAGCGGTTTCTGAGGGACAATTTTACTACAAAGTATCCATTGTCATGTTTTTTGGTGCTGTTTTGATGGTATTTGTGGTTTCAGTAGCAGCTAATTGGTGGTTGAAACGTAATCTGCTCAGACCGTTTTCGAATATGAGAGCTTGTTTCCAGGATGTAGCTGAAGGGCGTTTGGATAAAAAAATTGCTGTTTTCACTAATGATGAAATTGGTGATATTTTCCGAAAACTCCGCGACATGCAGTCATCATTAATCAAATCCATTGCTGCTGTTCGCGAAAATACCAACCAGATGTATTCTGGCATTCAAGAGATCACTCAGGGCAATACGGACTTATCTTCACGTACAGAACAACAAGCAGCATCACTGGAAGAAACGGCTGCCAGTATGGAAGAGTTGACTGTTACCGTTAAACAGAACGCAGAAAATGCGCGTCAAGCCAGCGAACTGGCGATATCGGCTTCCCAGACTGCTTCAAAAGGTGGTGAACTGACCACAAGTGTTGTGGTAACTATGGATGAAATCGCCAAAAGTTCGAAGAAAATCAGCGCCATCATCAGTGTTATTGATGGTATCGCTTTCCAGACCAATATTCTGGCATTGAATGCTGCCGTTGAAGCGGCACGTGCTGGTGAGCAAGGGCGTGGGTTCTCTGTAGTAGCCGGTGAAGTACGTGATCTGGCGCAACGTAGTGCCGAAGCCGCGAAAGAAATCAAAACGTTAATTGATGAATCTGTCCATCGAGTTAATCAGGGTTCAGAGTTAGTGAACAATGCGGGACAAACGATGGATGAATTAGTTAGATCGGTGAATCAGGTGACTGATTTAATGGCTGAAATTGCTGCTGCTTCTGATGAACAGAGTCGTGGCATTCATCAAGTTGCTCAAGCTGTCAGTCAGATGGATCAAGTCACACAGCAAAATGCTGCATTGGTGGAACAATCTGCCGCTGCCGCTGCTGCCCTTGAAGATAAGGCAGACATATTGGTGAAAACCGTTGCTCAATTTGAACTGCCTGACAGTTTGGAAGATGAGTACGCTTATCAAGAGACCGCTACATCAAACATGACTGATGAGCATGTTGTGAGTCAACTACGCTGA
- the cheW gene encoding chemotaxis protein CheW: MSAIEEFSKLSGETTGKEYLVFTLGDEEYGIEILKVQEIRGYDQVTRIANTPAFIKGITNLRGVIVPIIDLRIKFSQEDITYNDNTVVIVLNLLNRVVGIVVDGVSDVLSLKEDQICPAPEFAVTLSTEYLTGLGSIDERMLILVDIEKLLNSEEMALVDSVAKG; the protein is encoded by the coding sequence ATGTCAGCCATAGAAGAATTTAGTAAATTATCGGGGGAAACGACCGGAAAGGAATATCTGGTTTTCACCTTGGGTGATGAAGAATATGGAATTGAGATATTAAAAGTGCAGGAAATTCGCGGTTATGACCAAGTTACCCGCATTGCAAATACGCCTGCTTTTATAAAGGGGATCACCAACCTGCGTGGGGTAATTGTTCCTATCATCGATTTGAGGATCAAATTCTCACAGGAAGATATCACCTATAACGACAACACAGTTGTGATTGTCCTGAATTTACTTAACCGTGTTGTTGGGATTGTGGTTGACGGTGTGTCTGACGTGCTGTCCCTGAAAGAAGATCAAATTTGTCCTGCACCAGAGTTTGCGGTCACTTTATCAACGGAATATTTAACGGGGCTAGGTTCTATTGATGAGCGAATGCTGATTCTGGTTGATATTGAAAAACTTCTCAATAGTGAAGAAATGGCATTGGTTGATTCAGTTGCCAAAGGTTGA
- a CDS encoding methyl-accepting chemotaxis protein, producing MFNRMKIVTGLISVIILFGALQLISGGLFFKGLKNDIQAFELIDKMREQQIYLDESWVNLLQARNNINRVGIMYVMKNRGVEGSYKVDDALAEAKANIARAERLFEKYEQTEKLSFYDQEHLQRLKHTHNDYLNALKELVSMLAHDRFEEFFLQKTTDYQNAFNVEFNFYLSESSKFYDQVLLEADKAYNNIVVSLILVMTLLAVVIVISWIGLRKALIDPLHKLLDNIRAFSRGDLTQAITVTGNNEMGMLAVGLKHMQEELINTVRSVHQSTETIYTGTSEIAAGNNDLSSRTEQQVASLEETAASMEQLTATVKQNADNARQASNLADNASEIARQGGKVVANVVQTMHEIADSSRKISDITGVIDAIAFQTNILALNAAVEAARAGEHGRGFAVVAGEVRNLAQRSAEAAKEIKGLIEDSVNRTDTGSMQVESAGETMNKIVDSVTRVTDIMGEIASASDEQSRGITQVGVAISEMDRVTQQNASLVEQSAAAAAALEEQAKILTKAVAMFQLPEQAERKQPEKRKHEVLSATKSSTPPANKTNPPVLKKDSNVEDPSNWETF from the coding sequence ATGTTTAACCGAATGAAAATAGTGACGGGATTAATCTCAGTCATCATCTTGTTTGGTGCTTTGCAACTTATCTCCGGGGGATTGTTCTTCAAAGGGTTGAAGAATGATATACAAGCCTTTGAATTAATAGATAAAATGCGAGAGCAGCAAATCTATCTGGATGAGAGCTGGGTTAACCTGCTGCAAGCCCGTAATAACATAAACCGTGTTGGCATCATGTATGTGATGAAAAATCGCGGTGTTGAAGGTAGTTATAAGGTTGATGACGCTCTGGCAGAAGCCAAGGCTAATATTGCCCGTGCTGAACGACTCTTCGAAAAATATGAACAGACTGAAAAATTGTCTTTTTATGATCAAGAACATTTGCAGCGTTTGAAACATACCCATAATGATTACCTTAATGCGCTTAAAGAGTTAGTTAGCATGCTAGCGCATGACAGGTTTGAAGAGTTTTTCCTCCAGAAAACGACAGATTATCAGAACGCGTTTAATGTGGAATTTAACTTTTATCTATCCGAAAGCTCAAAATTCTATGATCAGGTATTACTGGAAGCTGATAAAGCTTATAACAATATCGTTGTTTCATTGATCCTTGTGATGACTCTGCTGGCTGTGGTCATAGTGATAAGCTGGATTGGCTTACGTAAGGCATTGATCGATCCGCTGCACAAACTGCTGGATAATATCAGAGCCTTCTCGAGAGGGGACTTGACTCAGGCGATCACTGTAACTGGCAATAATGAAATGGGCATGTTAGCCGTTGGCTTGAAACACATGCAGGAAGAACTGATTAATACGGTCAGAAGTGTCCACCAAAGTACCGAAACCATCTATACCGGCACCAGCGAAATTGCCGCTGGTAACAACGATCTTTCTTCTCGTACTGAACAGCAAGTGGCTTCGTTGGAAGAAACGGCCGCCAGCATGGAGCAGTTAACTGCGACAGTAAAACAGAATGCTGACAATGCTCGCCAAGCCAGTAACTTGGCTGACAACGCCTCTGAGATTGCCCGTCAGGGGGGGAAAGTGGTCGCTAATGTCGTGCAAACCATGCATGAAATTGCAGACAGTTCTCGTAAGATCTCTGATATCACTGGTGTCATTGATGCCATTGCTTTTCAAACCAATATTCTTGCTCTTAATGCTGCCGTGGAGGCTGCCCGTGCCGGTGAGCATGGCCGTGGTTTTGCCGTGGTTGCCGGTGAAGTGCGCAACTTAGCACAGCGCAGTGCAGAAGCGGCTAAAGAGATCAAAGGATTGATCGAAGACTCGGTAAATCGTACAGATACCGGCTCTATGCAAGTAGAAAGCGCTGGCGAGACCATGAACAAAATTGTCGATTCTGTTACCCGCGTGACTGACATTATGGGGGAAATTGCATCGGCTTCTGATGAGCAAAGCAGAGGGATCACGCAAGTTGGTGTTGCTATTTCCGAAATGGACAGAGTCACACAACAAAATGCGTCATTGGTTGAGCAATCTGCTGCTGCGGCAGCGGCATTGGAAGAACAGGCCAAAATATTAACCAAAGCGGTTGCAATGTTCCAGTTACCGGAGCAGGCAGAAAGGAAGCAGCCTGAAAAAAGAAAACATGAAGTTTTATCGGCGACAAAATCGTCGACTCCTCCAGCTAATAAAACAAATCCTCCCGTGCTGAAGAAAGACAGTAATGTGGAAGACCCATCTAATTGGGAAACATTCTAA
- the cheA gene encoding chemotaxis protein CheA has translation MDITAFYQTFFDEADELLADMEQHLLLLDADEPDHEQLNAIFRSAHSIKGGAATFGFTKLQQTTHVLENLLDSARRDEIRLTIDIINLFLEAKDIMQQQLDAYKSSQEPDEDTFNYICETLRQLALELQQGQQEEFFAASPAIQAELVMEDVANEVKEKQAVASSQFEENQPEERHSPAGKSNHGQIRVHLSGLKEREVSLMKDELGHLGELYDVEKTTNSLEASLITSATEDDITAVLCFVVEPEQITFLPTNESQSEDAGTETEQEAVVTTDTVKIATENSATDSNPIKETAAETTTATNTTIANDPQPTHAAKKTDVREIGRPAPRPVAGSPRQRAESSSIRVAVEKVDQLINLVGELVITQSMLAQHCNGLEPTKHSELLSCMAQLQRNSRDLQESVMSIRMMPMEYVFSRYPRLVRDLAGKLNKKVELTLIGSSTELDKSLIERIIDPLTHLVRNSLDHGIESPEKRLAAGKPETGNLTLSAEHQGGNICIEVIDDGAGLNREKILAKAQSQGLSVSENMSNEEVAMLIFAPGFSTAEVVTDVSGRGVGMDVVKRNIQDMGGQIQINFQAGKGTVIRILLPLTLAILDGMSVRVNEEVFILPLSAVVSSLQPQEEDIYPLAGDEKLLLVRGEYLPLLELYHIFDIPNGITEPTKGIAVIVQSAGRRYALLVDKLVGQHQVVVKNIESNYRKVPGISAATIMGDGSVALIIDVPALQKLNHEQLAQRKAELVNNN, from the coding sequence ATGGATATTACCGCGTTTTATCAAACTTTTTTTGATGAAGCAGATGAACTATTGGCTGATATGGAGCAGCATTTGTTACTGCTCGATGCCGATGAACCTGATCATGAGCAGTTAAACGCAATATTTCGCAGCGCCCATTCTATTAAAGGAGGCGCTGCGACTTTTGGTTTTACCAAGCTGCAACAGACTACACATGTTTTGGAAAATCTGCTCGATAGCGCCAGACGTGATGAAATACGTTTGACCATTGACATTATCAACTTGTTTTTAGAAGCGAAAGATATTATGCAGCAACAATTGGATGCCTATAAAAGTTCTCAGGAGCCGGATGAAGACACATTCAATTATATCTGCGAGACACTGCGCCAGCTTGCATTAGAACTACAACAAGGGCAGCAGGAGGAATTTTTTGCCGCATCACCTGCGATTCAGGCTGAACTTGTGATGGAAGATGTAGCAAATGAAGTTAAGGAAAAACAGGCAGTAGCATCGTCTCAGTTCGAAGAAAATCAGCCGGAAGAGAGACATTCTCCAGCAGGCAAATCCAATCATGGGCAGATCCGTGTTCATTTATCAGGATTGAAAGAACGCGAAGTCAGTTTAATGAAGGATGAATTGGGACATCTTGGTGAGCTTTATGATGTAGAAAAGACTACCAATAGTCTTGAAGCTTCATTGATCACATCTGCGACAGAAGATGATATTACGGCTGTATTGTGCTTTGTGGTTGAGCCTGAGCAAATCACTTTTTTACCAACAAATGAATCTCAGTCAGAAGATGCGGGTACTGAAACAGAACAAGAGGCTGTAGTAACAACCGATACGGTGAAAATTGCTACAGAAAATAGTGCAACAGACAGCAATCCAATAAAAGAGACGGCAGCAGAGACTACCACAGCAACAAATACGACCATTGCAAATGATCCACAGCCGACTCATGCTGCGAAAAAAACAGATGTACGTGAAATTGGGCGTCCGGCACCACGTCCAGTAGCGGGATCGCCACGCCAACGTGCGGAATCATCCAGTATTCGTGTTGCTGTTGAAAAAGTTGATCAGCTTATCAATTTAGTGGGTGAATTGGTCATTACCCAATCTATGCTGGCTCAGCATTGTAACGGTCTGGAGCCAACCAAACATAGCGAATTGCTAAGTTGTATGGCTCAATTGCAGCGAAATTCCCGTGATTTGCAAGAATCTGTTATGTCAATTCGCATGATGCCGATGGAATATGTTTTTAGCCGTTATCCGCGTTTGGTGCGGGATTTGGCTGGGAAACTCAATAAGAAAGTGGAATTGACACTCATTGGCAGTTCGACAGAACTGGATAAAAGTTTGATTGAACGGATTATTGATCCGCTCACACATCTGGTACGTAACAGTCTTGATCATGGTATTGAAAGTCCGGAAAAACGCCTTGCTGCGGGTAAACCAGAAACAGGTAATTTAACTCTGTCAGCCGAGCATCAAGGTGGAAATATTTGCATTGAAGTTATTGATGATGGTGCGGGGCTTAACCGTGAGAAAATTTTGGCAAAAGCACAATCTCAGGGATTAAGTGTCAGTGAAAATATGAGCAACGAAGAAGTGGCTATGCTGATTTTTGCTCCTGGTTTCTCTACCGCAGAAGTGGTAACTGATGTCTCTGGCCGTGGTGTTGGTATGGATGTGGTCAAACGCAATATCCAAGATATGGGCGGACAAATTCAGATTAATTTTCAGGCAGGAAAGGGAACAGTCATTCGCATTTTGCTGCCACTGACATTAGCGATACTGGATGGCATGTCAGTCAGAGTTAATGAGGAAGTTTTCATCCTGCCACTGAGTGCGGTAGTAAGTTCATTGCAACCGCAAGAGGAAGATATTTACCCATTGGCAGGTGATGAAAAACTATTGCTGGTACGTGGAGAATATTTACCTCTGCTTGAACTGTATCACATATTCGATATCCCTAATGGGATCACTGAGCCAACGAAAGGCATTGCTGTGATTGTGCAAAGTGCCGGACGCCGTTATGCCTTGCTGGTGGATAAACTGGTGGGGCAACATCAAGTTGTTGTTAAAAATATTGAGAGCAATTACCGCAAAGTACCGGGTATTTCGGCGGCCACCATTATGGGGGATGGTAGCGTTGCGCTCATCATTGATGTTCCTGCTTTGCAAAAGCTTAACCATGAACAATTGGCTCAGCGCAAAGCGGAATTAGTGAATAACAATTAA
- the motA gene encoding flagellar motor stator protein MotA yields the protein MLVLLGYIVVFGAVIGGYLLVGGHMGALYQPAEFLIIAGAGIGAFIVGNNGKAIKATLRVLPKVLRRSKYNKTMYMDLMALQFRLLSKSRQNGLLALERDIENPNQSDIFTQYPRLLKDQYLMNFITDYMRLIISGNMNPHEIEALMDEEIETYEQESEIPATSMAAVGDSLPAFGIVAAVMGVVHALGSADRPAGELGVLIAHAMVGTFLGILLSYGFVSPLATLLRQRSSEQIKMMQCIKVTLLSSLHGYAPQIAVEFGRKTLFLTDRPSFTELEEHVRRVKSPVQQEAEE from the coding sequence GTGTTAGTACTTTTAGGATATATCGTGGTTTTTGGTGCGGTAATTGGTGGCTACCTGCTTGTCGGTGGTCACATGGGCGCACTTTATCAGCCAGCGGAATTTTTGATTATTGCAGGTGCGGGAATTGGCGCTTTTATCGTAGGCAATAATGGCAAGGCGATAAAGGCAACACTGCGTGTTTTACCAAAAGTATTACGCAGATCAAAATACAACAAGACAATGTATATGGATCTTATGGCGTTGCAGTTTCGTCTGTTGTCTAAATCCCGCCAGAATGGGCTACTAGCTTTAGAACGGGATATTGAAAATCCAAACCAAAGCGATATTTTTACACAGTACCCCCGTTTGTTAAAAGATCAGTATTTGATGAATTTTATTACTGATTATATGCGCCTTATCATCAGCGGTAACATGAATCCTCATGAAATTGAAGCCTTGATGGATGAAGAAATCGAGACTTATGAACAGGAAAGCGAAATACCAGCGACTAGTATGGCAGCAGTAGGGGATTCATTGCCTGCATTCGGAATTGTTGCGGCTGTCATGGGAGTCGTCCATGCTCTGGGATCTGCGGATCGTCCGGCAGGAGAATTAGGTGTGTTGATTGCTCATGCTATGGTGGGAACATTCCTTGGGATCTTATTGTCCTATGGCTTTGTTTCCCCTCTGGCAACACTCCTTCGTCAACGCAGCAGTGAGCAGATCAAAATGATGCAATGCATTAAAGTGACGCTGCTTTCCAGTTTGCATGGTTATGCACCACAAATTGCTGTTGAATTCGGTCGTAAAACATTATTCCTCACAGATCGTCCTTCGTTCACAGAGCTGGAAGAACATGTTCGTCGGGTCAAATCCCCTGTACAACAAGAAGCTGAAGAATAA
- the cheY gene encoding chemotaxis response regulator CheY, translating into MASKDLRFLVVDDFSTMRRIVRNLLKELGFNNVDEAQDGAEALTKLRTAEFDFVISDWNMPNVDGLELLKMIRSEEKLAALPVLMVTAEAKKENIIAAAQAGASGYVVKPFTAAILEEKLNKIFEKLGL; encoded by the coding sequence ATGGCAAGTAAGGATTTGAGATTTTTGGTCGTTGATGACTTTTCAACTATGCGTCGAATTGTGCGTAATCTGCTGAAAGAGTTGGGGTTCAACAATGTAGATGAAGCACAGGATGGGGCAGAAGCGTTGACTAAACTCCGCACTGCCGAATTTGATTTTGTTATTTCTGACTGGAACATGCCAAATGTTGATGGTCTCGAATTGTTGAAAATGATCCGCAGTGAAGAAAAACTGGCAGCCTTACCTGTTCTGATGGTAACGGCAGAGGCAAAAAAAGAAAACATTATTGCAGCAGCACAAGCTGGAGCCAGCGGTTATGTAGTGAAACCGTTTACTGCGGCTATTTTGGAAGAGAAACTCAATAAAATTTTTGAAAAACTGGGGCTCTAA
- a CDS encoding protein-glutamate methylesterase/protein-glutamine glutaminase: MNKITVLCVDDSALMRQIMREIINSHPDMEVVDCAPDPFVARDLIKRHNPQVLTLDVEMPRMDGIDFLEKLMRLRPMPVVMVSSLTAKGSEITLKALELGAVDFVTKPQLGIREGMLAYSELIAEKIRAAAQAKISLAEPASVSTAPLNFKPLLSSEKLIAVGASTGGTEAIKNLLQPLPITSPALLITQHMPAGFTRSFAERLNKLSQITVKEAEDGERVLPGHAYIAPGDRHMELCRSGANYQIMITHAQPVNRHRPSVDVLFRSVAKYAGRNSVGVILTGMGNDGAAGLLEMKQAGAYTLAQSEKSCVVFGMPRAAIQLGAVDEIMDLQKISKTMLAKISAGQSVRI, from the coding sequence ATGAATAAAATAACTGTTCTGTGTGTGGATGATTCGGCGTTAATGCGTCAAATCATGCGGGAAATTATCAATAGTCACCCTGATATGGAAGTCGTGGATTGTGCGCCGGATCCATTCGTTGCCCGCGATTTAATCAAAAGACACAATCCGCAGGTATTAACCTTAGATGTTGAGATGCCACGCATGGATGGCATTGATTTTTTAGAAAAATTAATGCGGTTACGCCCGATGCCTGTGGTGATGGTGTCTTCTCTGACCGCAAAAGGTTCGGAAATCACATTGAAAGCACTGGAATTGGGTGCGGTGGACTTTGTGACCAAACCACAACTGGGGATCCGTGAAGGTATGCTGGCTTATAGCGAACTGATTGCCGAAAAAATCCGTGCCGCCGCTCAGGCTAAAATCAGTCTTGCGGAACCGGCGTCCGTAAGTACAGCACCATTGAATTTCAAGCCACTACTATCCAGTGAAAAACTGATCGCGGTAGGGGCGTCAACAGGAGGAACAGAGGCAATCAAAAACCTGCTGCAACCCCTGCCGATCACCAGTCCGGCTTTATTGATTACTCAACATATGCCTGCGGGTTTCACCCGTTCTTTTGCTGAAAGACTTAATAAACTGAGCCAGATCACGGTAAAAGAAGCTGAGGATGGGGAACGCGTTCTGCCAGGGCATGCCTACATTGCACCTGGCGATCGTCATATGGAACTTTGCCGCAGTGGTGCCAATTATCAAATCATGATAACCCATGCCCAGCCAGTTAATCGCCATCGTCCTTCTGTTGATGTTCTCTTTCGTTCTGTTGCTAAATATGCCGGACGCAATTCGGTAGGCGTTATTTTAACCGGTATGGGTAATGATGGTGCGGCGGGCTTGCTGGAAATGAAGCAAGCAGGGGCTTACACATTAGCTCAAAGTGAAAAAAGTTGTGTCGTATTTGGAATGCCACGTGCCGCGATCCAGTTAGGGGCGGTGGATGAAATCATGGATCTTCAAAAAATCAGTAAAACTATGCTGGCTAAAATCAGTGCGGGGCAATCGGTTCGTATTTAG
- the motB gene encoding flagellar motor protein MotB — translation MRENNVSVVRIKRRRKKHDSNHAGGSWKIAYADFMTAMMAFFLVMWLISIASPQELTSIAEYFRTPLQVAINQGQKSSDSTNPIPGGGDEIFQQDGEVFRQSNVVETKEENRRLNRLRQQLDQLIITDPRLKELRPHLLIDMMDEGLRIQIIDRENRPMFMIGSSKVESYMSDILRAIAPILNDIPNKVSLSGHTDNLQYANGQRGYSNWELSSDRANASRRELLIGGLDEAKVLRVVGMASTVNMQKDIEPNAPVNRRISIIVLNKDAEKRIEQENSGGNAMTANNSMDMQEVIRMDSNEGAAAQQPTEQSHVIIKHEITKSEQPSVEPSGDNKMTE, via the coding sequence ATGAGAGAGAATAATGTTTCCGTCGTCAGAATAAAGAGGCGTCGTAAAAAACATGATTCGAACCATGCTGGTGGATCATGGAAGATTGCTTATGCTGATTTTATGACTGCAATGATGGCATTCTTTTTGGTTATGTGGTTGATATCGATAGCTAGCCCACAGGAATTGACCAGTATTGCAGAGTATTTCCGTACCCCTTTGCAAGTAGCGATCAATCAGGGACAGAAAAGCAGTGATAGCACCAATCCGATCCCTGGGGGAGGGGATGAGATTTTCCAGCAGGATGGGGAAGTTTTCCGCCAATCTAATGTAGTTGAAACTAAAGAAGAAAATCGTCGATTAAATCGGTTACGCCAGCAACTTGACCAATTAATTATTACCGATCCTCGCCTTAAAGAGCTGCGTCCTCACCTATTGATTGACATGATGGATGAAGGTTTACGTATTCAGATTATCGATCGAGAAAATCGCCCAATGTTTATGATTGGCAGTTCAAAGGTCGAAAGTTACATGAGCGATATATTGCGGGCAATTGCCCCGATCTTGAACGATATTCCAAACAAAGTCAGCCTTTCTGGTCATACCGATAATTTACAATATGCCAACGGTCAGCGGGGTTACAGTAATTGGGAACTTTCTTCTGATCGTGCCAATGCATCAAGGCGTGAACTGCTGATTGGTGGTCTGGATGAAGCCAAAGTTCTGCGCGTTGTGGGTATGGCATCTACTGTGAACATGCAGAAAGATATCGAACCTAATGCGCCGGTTAACCGTCGTATCAGCATTATTGTATTAAATAAAGATGCAGAAAAAAGGATTGAGCAGGAAAACAGTGGTGGTAACGCCATGACCGCTAACAATAGTATGGATATGCAAGAAGTCATCAGAATGGATTCAAATGAGGGAGCGGCTGCTCAGCAACCCACCGAACAATCCCATGTGATCATAAAACATGAAATCACAAAATCGGAACAGCCATCGGTTGAACCGTCGGGTGATAATAAGATGACAGAGTAA
- the cheR gene encoding protein-glutamate O-methyltransferase CheR, with product MKANSIASDSDATAPLNFMLQRHALSDAQFDRICQFIYQRAGIVLAKNKREMVYNRLVRRLRVLELNDFGQYLSILEQNSHSKEWESFINALTTNLTAFFRESHHFPILAAHASRKNSGTYRVWSAAASTGEEPYSIAMTLCDALGHRSNRIKIIGSDIDTSVLEKARRGVYRLEELQYLSESQKKKYFFKGVDRFEGYARVRPLLAELVSFQHLNLLDSDWALEGKFDAIFCRNVMIYFDKKTQERILRNFVNFLKPDGLLFAGHSENVTQISREFYLQGQTVYGVGRARRGHE from the coding sequence ATGAAAGCCAATTCAATAGCTTCAGATTCTGATGCTACTGCACCGCTGAACTTTATGCTTCAGCGGCATGCTTTGTCGGATGCGCAATTTGATCGCATCTGCCAGTTTATCTATCAACGGGCTGGCATAGTACTGGCGAAAAATAAGCGTGAGATGGTATATAACCGTTTAGTCAGGCGGCTTCGTGTATTGGAGCTTAATGATTTTGGTCAATACTTGTCGATTCTGGAACAAAACAGCCACAGTAAAGAATGGGAATCTTTCATTAATGCATTGACCACAAATCTCACCGCATTTTTCAGGGAATCCCATCATTTTCCTATTCTGGCGGCGCATGCCAGCAGGAAAAATAGTGGGACATACCGCGTTTGGAGTGCTGCCGCTTCAACGGGAGAGGAGCCATATTCTATTGCAATGACCTTGTGTGATGCACTGGGGCATCGGTCAAATCGGATAAAAATCATTGGCAGTGATATTGATACCAGTGTGCTGGAAAAAGCCAGGCGGGGTGTTTATCGGCTGGAAGAATTGCAGTATCTGAGTGAAAGCCAGAAGAAAAAATATTTTTTCAAAGGGGTTGATCGCTTTGAAGGGTATGCACGGGTTCGTCCTTTGCTTGCTGAGCTAGTGAGTTTTCAGCATTTGAATCTGCTCGATTCTGATTGGGCACTCGAAGGTAAGTTTGATGCAATATTCTGCCGTAATGTGATGATTTATTTCGATAAAAAGACACAGGAAAGGATCTTGCGTAATTTTGTCAATTTCTTAAAACCGGATGGTTTGCTCTTTGCAGGGCATTCCGAAAACGTCACTCAAATCAGCCGAGAGTTCTACTTGCAAGGACAGACCGTTTACGGTGTAGGTCGGGCAAGGAGGGGTCATGAATAA